In Pseudohongiella acticola, the sequence TGCCATGACGTCGCTGGTATCGATACTGGAGATTCCGATTTCATACATGATTGATGAGCTGTGTTATTCGCGACGCAAAGCTGTACTGGTGCAAGCCGCGTTGGTGACCACGTTCGCCATTCTGGCCGCGTTGTCATTCGGGATGTCTGGTTTCCTGACTGATTTCATACCCTATGGCGGCGCGCAAAAGTCCTTTTTTGATCTGATTGCTGATACCTTCTCTGAGGTCATATTGCCGCTGGTCGGTTTCTTTGCCTGCATTATATGTGCGTGGCGCTGGCGCGATGGTTTTATGGCAGAGCTGGCTGTGGGCGACGACGGCTTCGGCAATTCCGCCCTGTCGCGATATCTGGGCTTTTCGTTGCGAACGTTTGTGCCGATTGTGCTCCTGTTCGTGTTTATTAATTCGGTAGCGCAGAAGTATTTTGCTGTTGATCTGCTGCGCCTGTTCGCGTCCTGAGCTGACTTATGGTAACGATAGAGCGCAGCGCGCTGGTCAATTATTCCGCAGCGCAGATGTATGCCCTGGTGAATGACATAGAGAAGTATCCCTCGTTCATGCATGGGTGTCAGTCTGCCGAAGTCCTGAGTAGGACTGAAACCGAAGTGGTGGGTAAACTGACGCTGGGACGGGCCGGAATGTACTACACGTTCACGACCCGAAACGAGCTGGTGCCCGATCAGTCAATGGATATGTCCCTGCTTGAAGGGCCGTTTAAGCGGTTCAGTGCTATATGGCGCTTTGATGCATTGGCAGATGATGCCTGCAAAGTCAGCCTGAGCATGGAGTTCGAGTGGGCCGGCGGGTTGCTGGGCATGGCAATGGAGAAATTATTTCAACATTCAGCCAATACGCTGGTCGATGAGCTGGTGAATCGGGCACACGCGCTGTACGGCAAGTCCGCGACATGATCAGCGTCGAAGTGGCTTTTGCTCTGCCTGAGAAGCAAATCCTGATACCCATGCAGTTGGCGGAAGGTACAACTGCCATGCAGGCTGTGCAGCTCTCCGGTATTGCCGAGCAGGTTGCAGGACTGGATTTGGCAACAACTTCCATGGGGATCTATTCGCGACTACTGGACGGGCGCGCATCACCTTTGCCGGAGCACTATGTGTTGCGAGACCACGATCGTGTTGAGCTCTACCGCCCCCTGCAGTTGGACCCTAAACAGGCACGTCTGCTGCGTGCGGCGCGTGCAGCCGAACGTGAGAAGCGAGCAGCAAAGCGTAACCAGGACATGAAGAAAAATCCGCGCCAGTTGCGGCCGTAGTATTGAAACAGGTGTAATGACTATGACAGACAAAAGACCGGGCCGGCCGGATGGTTTTTTCCGGCGCCTGGAACAGGGTTTAAGAGAATTCTACGTGGCGCCATACCGGCAATCCTTTGCCCGTGCCCAGCGTGACGAAGATGACTTGTTCATGTTGATGGTGTTTTCAGAGTCACTGGGTGTACCCAATCCGGCCGCATTTTACACGCTGGAGTTGCTGCCGGTGGCATATGACCGGTTTCACGACTGGCACCGCCGTATGGGGATGGAGCGATCACCGCTGGATCATATTTCATGTTGTTAGATCTGATAACAAATCGTCGTATCGTCTTTTTCGGTGGCAAAGGGGGTGTCGGCAAAACCACGGTGTCTGCCGCACTGGCGGTCGCGGCAGCAGACTCGGGCAAGAAGGTGTTGCTGGTGTCGACCGACCCCGCTCACAATCTGGGGCATCTGTTTAATCGAAAAATCGGTGCCACGCCGGTCAAGCTTGCGCCGGGCCTGGATGGTCTGGAGCTGGATCCGGAACAGACCGTCAGGCAACATCTGGACGAAGTCACGCGGGCGTTGCGCAAGTTGATGCCAGTGCATCTGAGTGGTGAGGTCGACAAGCACATGGCGCTGTCGCGCGACGCGCCGGGTATGCAGGAAGCGGCCATGCTTGAGCGTATTGCTGAAGTCGTTGAGCAGGCGTCAGGTTATGACCTGATCGTGTTTGATACCGCGCCCTCGGGGCATACCGCGCGACTGATGGCATTGCCTGAGATGATGTCAGCGTGGACTGATGGTCTGATCAAGCGCCGCGATAAAGCGGATCGTTTTAGCGCTGTGCTGAACAGCCTGAATCGCGACACCAGCGTTGGCGATAAAATGCTGGGAGATGAGTCGGACGATAGTGAGGAAGACAGGGAAAGCCGAATTCGGCGCCTGCTAAATCGTCGCAAGCAGCGCTTCGCCGGATTGCGCGATGCGCTGTCAGACCAACGTCAAACCGGATTCGTGATCGTGCTGGCGGCAGAGCGCCTGCCGGTACTTGAAACCATCGAGTTATACGCACAACTGCAGCAGTCCAGGGTTGATGTCGCCGGACTGGTGGTGAATAAGCGTCTGCCAGACGGCATGCTGGGTTTTCTGGCAGACCGGCGTGAACAGGAAGATATTCACCTGCAGATGTTGCAGGAAAAGCTGGCGCACCTGCCGCGCAAGGACCTGCAGCTGGCGGCCCATGACGTACTGGGCGTCGATGCGCTGCGGGCTTTCGCGGCCAGCTTCTGAGCAGGCGGTTATGCCCGCATCACGGTTTTGTGTTTGTCTGGGGAGCTTGATAGGCGTAGCATAAGAATCCGAAAATCAAGGTAATAGCGAAACCAAAACGGGCCTGACAATAAATAGCGATACAGGGGTGATGCGATGCAGAGCGGTACAATGTTGGTTAAGGCAGACTTTTTAAAAACCAGGTTGATCAAAATATCGATGTTGGCACTGTCACTGACGGCCCTGGTCGCGTGCAGTGACAACCAGTCGGCTTCGCAGTCAGGCAACCAGGGGCCGGCCCTGCCAGTCAGTCTGAACGATGTGATGGTGGCGCTGGTTAACAAGGCCACCGACCCTGACTGGACAGCGGTCTGGAATAACCCGCAGAGTGATCGCGACTGGCGTGAACTCGAGCATCTGGCGTTTCAGGTTCAGACAGGTGGCGGCCTGATGCAAGTTGCCGGTACCGGGCCGATGGATGCCGAGTGGGTTGCTGATGCGGGATGGCAGCGCCTGGCTGCCCAGTTGGAACAGGACGGCATCAGGGCGGTAAACGCGGTTCGCAGTCGTAATATAGAGCTGATGCAGCGCGCCGGCGGCCAGCTGATTGAAACCTGCGAATCATGCCACCAGCAATTTGCGACCGATCTGCCAAGACTGGACCAGATGACCGAGCGGCCGGCAGTGTCTTTGTAATCAGAGGCATTGTAACCGGGGGTGAGGCAATCCGGGATGACTGGTCATGGGCCTGGAACCCATGACGTTTACGCGTCAGCCTTCCGGCAAGTGTTGCAGATACCGTGAAATTCGATTTGTTGTCGCGCCAATGTGAAGCCAGTGTCTTCAATATTGGCGCTCAACTCCTGCAATATCTCTTTTCGGATACCAACCTCATTGACGCCATGGCATTCGTCGCAAATCAGAAACTGCGGCACTTCATGGTCATGTTTGCAGGTGATGTGAGAGCACGGCAGGTATTGATTGGTTGTTTCCAGGCGGTGAACCAGCTCGTTTTCCTTGAGGAAGTTAAGCATCCGGTAAACGGACATCACTGACAGCGTCTGGCCGTGATTATCCCGGTACTGATCTGCAATCTGATAGGCAGACAGCGGTTCAGGCGACTCCAGCACCACCTGCAGTACGCGCTTGCGTTTCTCCGTCAGCCGGGCACCCTGTTCGGCACAGATGCTGTGCGCCTGATCCAGCACGCGTGCTATATCCTGGCTTCCGGTCATGTGGGCTTCGGTTCGCATGTCGTATCCAGATTCAGGAGTTGGCGTCAGTCTCGTCTGTGACGGAAGCACTGCGAGACCAGGCGGCGTCTTCACCGGGTTCGAAGTCGCCCTCAAAACGGCTCAGCAGATCGTTGTCAAAGTACAGCGTCATGCGCTCCTGGCCGCGTTCGCCGCCACCGGGCTGGTAGTTGAATACGTAATCCCAACGATCCTGATTATAGGGGTCGCGCACCAGCGGCGTGCCCATCACAAAAACCACCTGGCGCCGAGTCATGCCAGGCTCCAGTTGATCAACCATTTCCTGGGTTATGATATTGCCCTGAGATATGCCGATTTTGTAAACGCCCGGAAACTGCGGCAAGGGTATGGATGAGCAGGCTGCGAAGCTGAGTGTCGCAACCAACAGGATAAGGGTTCTTAACATTTAACGCACCTGGAGTCGTGTGGGGCTGAACTTTCATCTGCTAACATTAGTGTGCATAATACCCTAGCAATTGCCTGCGGTAAAACAGCCAATAAACCAGCCGATAAACGAGAGAAACGATATGTCTGCAGAAAATCAGGAGTTACGCAAAGCGGGTCTAAAGGTCACTTTGCCGCGCGTGAAAATCCTGCAGTTACTGGAAAACTCGGAAACCCGGCATTTGAGTGCGGAAGATGTTTACAAGGCGCTGATTGATGCCGGCGAGGAAGTCGGTCTGGCGACCGTTTATCGTGTATTGACCCAGTTTGAGTCGGCGGGCCTGGTGATGCGGCACCGGTTTGAAGGTGGCCATTCGGTGTTTGAGCTGACGACCGTGGATCACCATGACCATCTGGTGTGCAGCAAATGCGGCCTGGTGGAAGAGTTTTTTGACGAAGTCATCGAAGACCGACAAGACAAGATCGCTGCCAATTTTGGCTTCGAAATCACGGATCACAGTCTGTACCTTTACGGAATCTGCGCGGACTGCCAGAAAAATTGACTGTCGCTCAGGCGCCGGCGGTCAGCTCCCGCGCGTGCGCCAGAGCCTCGTTGCTCAATGCCGGGCCATCAGAGTCCCCGCCCAGCATGCGAGCGATCTCCTGCAGTCTTTCCTGCTCATCCAGCTGATAGATTCTGCTTTTGGTAGTTTTGGCGCTGGCCTCTTTGCTGACCAGTAGATGCTGATTCGCCAGACTGGCTACCAGTGGTTGATGGGTGACACATAAAACCTGACTGCGGGTACCCAGACGTTTCAACAACTTGCCGACCACACGTGCAACGCCGCCGCCGATACCCACGTCGACCTCGTCGAAGACCAGGCTGGGCGTGTCCGACGTCATTGCTGTAATCACCTGGATGGCCAGGCTGATGCGTGATAACTCGCCGCCCGAGGCGATCCTGGCAAGCGGTTTGGCGGGCTGGCCCGGGTTGGTACTGATCAGAAATTCTACCTGTTCCAGACCATGTGCCTGCGGTCTGTCACTCTCCGTACTCTGTAACTCAATGCTTAGCCGGGCATCCGCCATGCCCAGGGTACCGAGTTGTTCGTTGACGGCCTTGGTCAGTTTGCTGGCCGCCTGCTGGCGCTCACTGCTCAATTTACCGGCCAGTGACAACCAGCTTTTTTGCAGACTCTGGGTCTGCTGCTGCAATGTGTCCAGATCTTCGGTACTTTGCGATGCCGCCGCCAGTTGCTCTTCAAGTTGCTGTTGCAAAGCGTAGAGTTCGTCAGGCCGCACTTTGTGCTTTCTGGCCAACTGGTGAATGCTGGCCAGTCTCTCATTAAGCTCTTCCAGCCGTGCCGGGTTGATTTCGATCTGGTCGAGCTGCCGGTTTAGCTCGCTGGCGGCTTCATCAACCTGAATCAGCGCTGTATTCAGCATTTCTTCAACGTTAGTCAGGCTTTTGCCACTGCCGCTCTGCTGTAACAGATTCAGTGCGTGGTGCAGGCTCTGGCTGATATTGCTGTCGTCGTCTTCGCGACATAATTGCACCAGCGCGCGCATGCCGACAATGCGGGACTCGGCATTACTGAGGCTGTCGAGTTCGGTTTCCAGCTCATCCAGCTCCGCCTCGCCCAGGGCCAGTTCGTTGAGTTCGCCAAGCTGATAACGCGCCAGTTCATTGTGAGCGGCCTGCTCGCTGAGGTCGGATTGCAGCGTTTGCAACTGTTTGTTGGCCGCTTTCCATTGCTCGCTGAGGTGTTTGAGCTCTTGCACGCGCGCCTGTTGGCCACCAAAATCATCCAGCAGCATCTGCTGTGTCGGTTTCTGCAGCAGTGAGTGATGTTCATGCTGACTGTGGATATCCATTAACAGGCTGCCCAGCGCGGTCATTGCCTGCAGGGTGACCTGGGAGTTGTTGATCCAGGCCCGGGAACGACCGTCGGCAGCAACACTGCGTCGAAGCAGGCACAGCCGGGGGTCATCGTCTGCTGTCAGTTCATGCTCGCGCAGCCATTGGCAGGCCAGCGGCAACCGGTCCACATCAAATTCCGCGCTGATCTCGGCGCGTTCACTGCCGCTGCGTACAACATCGCGGTCCGCTCTGTCGCCCAGCGCGAGGCCCAGTGCACCCAGGATGATGGACTTGCCGGCACCGGTTTCACCGGTGATTGCGGTCATGCCTGCCCTGAATTCGATATCGAGCTGTTCTGCTATGGCGTAATTACGAATTGAAAGATGTGTCAGCATAGTGTTCTTACTATAGTCCGGCCGCTGAGGTTTGACACGGTTAATTGAATCCGTGAAAGGACTTGAATCATATCATGCCGTCCCCATATTGAGCAGATATCAGCAATTGTTGTAAGCGATGCGCTTTAAGGCGAAGCCGCATCGTGTTGGCAAGCTACAGACTCATTGAATAAACCGACAGGCAGGTGAAAACATGGCAGATCAGAAAGCAGGTGAGCACGAGCACAAGGAGCAGGATCAGCAGGAACAGGTGTCCGCCGAGCAGAGGGCGGCGGAGCCGCAGGACAAGGGCGATGCCAGTAGCGCCGAAGTATCAGGAGAGGAGCTGACCCTGGAGCAGGCCCGCGAACGCCTGGATCAGGCAGACGCCGCGGCTGCTGCTCATCAGGCTGATATCCTGCGTTTGCACGCAGACATGCAGAATGTCCGTCGCCGCGCAGAGCAGGATGTGGAAAAAGCACATAAATACGGTCAGGAGAAGCTGGTTTCGGGTTTGTTACCCGTGCTGGATAACCTTGAGCGCGCCCTGCAGGCGGTCGACGGTGACGAAGACGCGAAGCTGACGGCACTGCGTCAGGGCGTTGAGCTGACCCTGAAGAGCTTTCTGGACTGTCTGAAAAAGTTCAACGTAGAGGTGCTTGATCCGGTGGGTGAGCCTTTTGATCCGCAATACCATCAAGCCATGGGCATGCAGGAAAGCAGCACTGCGGAGCCCGATACCGTGCTGGCAGTAATGCAGAAAGGCTACAGCCTGAACAGCCGTGTTTTGCGTCCGGCCATGGTAATGGTCTCCAGAGCGCCGACCGAAGGTGTTGATGTCAAAGCATAATATCAGGTGTAGCAGATAAGGCAGGGGCAAAAACCTGCCTGCAATACCCGGTTTCAGGAAAAACCGGTTGATTTTCAGTGCTGCGCTCTTGAATTCTGCACAAAAGTACCAATATAGAGCTTCAACGTAGTTACAAATAAGTTGCAGACAAGTTTCAGACTGAATCCAAACACAAATTTGAATAGGATCCGCCCGGGTCTCGAGTCAGACAAGACGGGTAGATTTAAGTGGAGATGAGATTATGGGCAAGATTATCGGTATAGATTTGGGTACGACCAATTCCTGTGTCGCAGTTATGGAAGGCGGCAAAGCCAAGGTCATCGAGAACGCCGAAGGAGATAGAACCACCCCGTCAGTGATTGCCTACACCAAGGATGGAGAAACCCTGGTGGGGCAGCCGGCCAAGCGTCAGTCTGTCACCAATCCGAAGAACACGCTGTTCGCCATCAAGCGCCTGATCGGTCGCCAGTTTAAGGACGACGTTGTCCAGAAAGACATCAAGATGGTGCCTTACGAAATTACCAAGGCCGACAATGGCGATGCCTGGGTCCGCGTTAACGACAACAACATGTCGCCACCGCAGATCTCGGCGCAGATTCTGAAAAAGATGAAAAAGACCGCTGAAGACTATCTTGGCGAGTCAGTGACGGAAGCGGTCGTCACTGTACCGGCATACTTCAACGATTCGCAGCGTCAGGCAACCAAGGATGCGGGCAAAATTGCCGGGCTTGAAATCAAGCGTATTATCAACGAGCCAACCGCCGCGGCGCTGGCCTACGGCATGGACAAGAAAGGCGGTGACAGCACCATCGCGGTTTATGACCTGGGTGGCGGTACTTTCGATATCTCCATCATCGAGATCGCGGAAACCGATGGCGAGCATACCTTTGAAGTGCTTTCCACGAACGGTGACACCTTCCTGGGTGGTGAAGATTTTGACCTGCGTCTGATCGATTACCTGGCAGACGAGTTCAAGAAAGAAAGTGGCATGGATCTGCGCAGCGACCCATTGGCTTTGCAGCGACTGAAAGAAGCCGCTGAAAAAGCCAAGATTGAACTGTCCTCTGCCCAGCAGACCGAGATCAATCTGCCGTACGTGACCGCAGATGCATCAGGCCCAAAACACCTTGTGCAAAAGCTGACCCGCGCCAAGTTTGAGTCACTGGTTGAAGAGCTGGTTGATCGCACCATTGCGCCGCTGAAAATGGCGTTGAAAGATGCCGGTCTTGATGTCAAGAAGATCGATGACGTCATCCTGGTCGGTGGTCAGACCCGTATGCCGCTGGTACAGAAAAAAGTGGCAGATTTCTTCGGCAAAGACGCACGACGCGATGTTAACCCAGATGAAGCGGTTGCCATCGGCGCGTCCATTCAGGCTGCGGTACTGGCCGGTGAGGTTAACGACGTTCTGCTGCTGGACGTGACGCCGTTGTCTCTGGGTATCGAGACCATGGGTGGCGTTACCAGCATCCTGATTGATAAAAACACCACCATCCCGACCAAGAAGACACAGGTGTTTTCAACAGCAGACGACAATCAGACAGCGGTAACCATTCACGTGGTTCAGGGTGAGCGCAAGCAGGCGACACAGAACAAATCTCTGGGCCGTTTTGACCTCAGTGATATCCCGCCGGCACCGCGCGGTATGCCACAGATTGAAGTGGCATTTGATCTTGATGCCAACGGCATTTTGCATGTGTCTGCCAAGGACAAGGCAACTAACAAAGAGCAGTCTATCGTTATCAAATCGTCCAGCGGTCTGTCGGACGAAGAGATCGATAAAATGGTCAAGGATGCCGAAGCGCACGCCGCTGATGATAAGAAATTCGAGGAACTGGTGACGGCGCGAAATACTGCTGATGGCCTGATCCATGCTACCCGCAAGACGCTGACAGATGCGGCCGACAAGGTTGAAGATGATGAGAAAGAAGCCATCGAGACCGCTATCACCGCACTGGAAGAAGCCATGAAGTCGGGTGATATCGAACAGATCACAGCGCGCACCAATGAGCTGACGGAAGCCTCTTCCGGATTGGCGCAGAAGATGTACGCCGATCAGCAGGGTGCTGACGCTCAGGCTGAGGCCGGCGATGACGCGGGCGGTGAATCAACGTCTGACGATGCAGTCGATGCTGAATTCGAAGAAGT encodes:
- a CDS encoding ArsA family ATPase, producing MLLDLITNRRIVFFGGKGGVGKTTVSAALAVAAADSGKKVLLVSTDPAHNLGHLFNRKIGATPVKLAPGLDGLELDPEQTVRQHLDEVTRALRKLMPVHLSGEVDKHMALSRDAPGMQEAAMLERIAEVVEQASGYDLIVFDTAPSGHTARLMALPEMMSAWTDGLIKRRDKADRFSAVLNSLNRDTSVGDKMLGDESDDSEEDRESRIRRLLNRRKQRFAGLRDALSDQRQTGFVIVLAAERLPVLETIELYAQLQQSRVDVAGLVVNKRLPDGMLGFLADRREQEDIHLQMLQEKLAHLPRKDLQLAAHDVLGVDALRAFAASF
- the recN gene encoding DNA repair protein RecN, encoding MLTHLSIRNYAIAEQLDIEFRAGMTAITGETGAGKSIILGALGLALGDRADRDVVRSGSERAEISAEFDVDRLPLACQWLREHELTADDDPRLCLLRRSVAADGRSRAWINNSQVTLQAMTALGSLLMDIHSQHEHHSLLQKPTQQMLLDDFGGQQARVQELKHLSEQWKAANKQLQTLQSDLSEQAAHNELARYQLGELNELALGEAELDELETELDSLSNAESRIVGMRALVQLCREDDDSNISQSLHHALNLLQQSGSGKSLTNVEEMLNTALIQVDEAASELNRQLDQIEINPARLEELNERLASIHQLARKHKVRPDELYALQQQLEEQLAAASQSTEDLDTLQQQTQSLQKSWLSLAGKLSSERQQAASKLTKAVNEQLGTLGMADARLSIELQSTESDRPQAHGLEQVEFLISTNPGQPAKPLARIASGGELSRISLAIQVITAMTSDTPSLVFDEVDVGIGGGVARVVGKLLKRLGTRSQVLCVTHQPLVASLANQHLLVSKEASAKTTKSRIYQLDEQERLQEIARMLGGDSDGPALSNEALAHARELTAGA
- a CDS encoding cory-CC-star protein, producing MTDKRPGRPDGFFRRLEQGLREFYVAPYRQSFARAQRDEDDLFMLMVFSESLGVPNPAAFYTLELLPVAYDRFHDWHRRMGMERSPLDHISCC
- a CDS encoding type II toxin-antitoxin system RatA family toxin; protein product: MVTIERSALVNYSAAQMYALVNDIEKYPSFMHGCQSAEVLSRTETEVVGKLTLGRAGMYYTFTTRNELVPDQSMDMSLLEGPFKRFSAIWRFDALADDACKVSLSMEFEWAGGLLGMAMEKLFQHSANTLVDELVNRAHALYGKSAT
- a CDS encoding RnfH family protein, which encodes MISVEVAFALPEKQILIPMQLAEGTTAMQAVQLSGIAEQVAGLDLATTSMGIYSRLLDGRASPLPEHYVLRDHDRVELYRPLQLDPKQARLLRAARAAEREKRAAKRNQDMKKNPRQLRP
- the fur gene encoding ferric iron uptake transcriptional regulator — protein: MSAENQELRKAGLKVTLPRVKILQLLENSETRHLSAEDVYKALIDAGEEVGLATVYRVLTQFESAGLVMRHRFEGGHSVFELTTVDHHDHLVCSKCGLVEEFFDEVIEDRQDKIAANFGFEITDHSLYLYGICADCQKN
- the grpE gene encoding nucleotide exchange factor GrpE, whose amino-acid sequence is MADQKAGEHEHKEQDQQEQVSAEQRAAEPQDKGDASSAEVSGEELTLEQARERLDQADAAAAAHQADILRLHADMQNVRRRAEQDVEKAHKYGQEKLVSGLLPVLDNLERALQAVDGDEDAKLTALRQGVELTLKSFLDCLKKFNVEVLDPVGEPFDPQYHQAMGMQESSTAEPDTVLAVMQKGYSLNSRVLRPAMVMVSRAPTEGVDVKA
- a CDS encoding outer membrane protein assembly factor BamE, with the protein product MLRTLILLVATLSFAACSSIPLPQFPGVYKIGISQGNIITQEMVDQLEPGMTRRQVVFVMGTPLVRDPYNQDRWDYVFNYQPGGGERGQERMTLYFDNDLLSRFEGDFEPGEDAAWSRSASVTDETDANS
- the dnaK gene encoding molecular chaperone DnaK, yielding MGKIIGIDLGTTNSCVAVMEGGKAKVIENAEGDRTTPSVIAYTKDGETLVGQPAKRQSVTNPKNTLFAIKRLIGRQFKDDVVQKDIKMVPYEITKADNGDAWVRVNDNNMSPPQISAQILKKMKKTAEDYLGESVTEAVVTVPAYFNDSQRQATKDAGKIAGLEIKRIINEPTAAALAYGMDKKGGDSTIAVYDLGGGTFDISIIEIAETDGEHTFEVLSTNGDTFLGGEDFDLRLIDYLADEFKKESGMDLRSDPLALQRLKEAAEKAKIELSSAQQTEINLPYVTADASGPKHLVQKLTRAKFESLVEELVDRTIAPLKMALKDAGLDVKKIDDVILVGGQTRMPLVQKKVADFFGKDARRDVNPDEAVAIGASIQAAVLAGEVNDVLLLDVTPLSLGIETMGGVTSILIDKNTTIPTKKTQVFSTADDNQTAVTIHVVQGERKQATQNKSLGRFDLSDIPPAPRGMPQIEVAFDLDANGILHVSAKDKATNKEQSIVIKSSSGLSDEEIDKMVKDAEAHAADDKKFEELVTARNTADGLIHATRKTLTDAADKVEDDEKEAIETAITALEEAMKSGDIEQITARTNELTEASSGLAQKMYADQQGADAQAEAGDDAGGESTSDDAVDAEFEEVKDDK
- a CDS encoding cytochrome c, which translates into the protein MLVKADFLKTRLIKISMLALSLTALVACSDNQSASQSGNQGPALPVSLNDVMVALVNKATDPDWTAVWNNPQSDRDWRELEHLAFQVQTGGGLMQVAGTGPMDAEWVADAGWQRLAAQLEQDGIRAVNAVRSRNIELMQRAGGQLIETCESCHQQFATDLPRLDQMTERPAVSL
- a CDS encoding Fur family transcriptional regulator; this translates as MRTEAHMTGSQDIARVLDQAHSICAEQGARLTEKRKRVLQVVLESPEPLSAYQIADQYRDNHGQTLSVMSVYRMLNFLKENELVHRLETTNQYLPCSHITCKHDHEVPQFLICDECHGVNEVGIRKEILQELSANIEDTGFTLARQQIEFHGICNTCRKADA